The Pongo pygmaeus isolate AG05252 chromosome 18, NHGRI_mPonPyg2-v2.0_pri, whole genome shotgun sequence DNA window acatagtgagacctcatttctactaaaaaaaaaaaaaaaaaaacacacacacacaaaaattagccgggcgtggtggcatgtacctgtagactcagctactcaggaggctgaggtgggaggatctcttgagcctgggaggtcaatgttgcagtgagctatgatagtgccactgcactccagcctgagcaacagagtgagaccccatctcaaaaaataaaggcaTCCAGGAACCTTGGCACAGGAAAGTCCCTTTAACAGTGCTGAGTGGAACACAGGAAGCCTCCCAGAGAGATGGATAATGGGGTCccatttttgttctttgaaaCCTGTTGCTTATCTAGAAGGAAACCTGAGAGGACAGTGGCTGTTAGCAGTGGTTGCCCTGGGAAGCCGAGATGAGAGAGAGGGACATCCGCTCTTTAATTGGGAATTGCTTTATTATTGGAATTCCTATAACAAACAGCCGTTTTGTCATCGaaatcaagtgatttttttttttttttaattgaggcagagtcttgctctgtcgcccaggctggagtgcagtggtgcgatcttagctcactgcacactctgcctcccgggttcagccactcctgcctcagccgcccgagtagctgggactacaggcgcccgctaccacctctggctgatttttttgtatttttagtagagacggggtttcaccgcattagccaggatggtctcaatctcctgaccttgtgatccgcccgcctcggcctcctaaagtgctgggattacaggcgtgagccaccgcgcctggctcaagTGACTTTTTAATGCCATTTTCCTTTCTGTGTGAAGCAACCAAGCAGAAGAGAACCGCGTCCTCACCTCTGTTGGAGGAAGCGATGTTTTCCCGCAGAGCGTTTCCGTTGCCAGCCTCCCGTGCAGGGAGGGGCCAGGACCCAGTGAGGATGCCTCGCCTGCCCCACACTCCCCACCCCTCCTCTGCTTTCTGGCATGTTCTCTCCGCCCTCCACAGTGGGGCCCTTGCTCCCGTTGTGTCTTCAGTCATCCTTCACCGAGGTCCTGCCCTACCCGGGCTGACCCAGGAGCCTAGGAGTCCAGCTCCAGGCCTGCGTCTGCGGTGTCTCCCTCGCCGCTCTCTCCCTCGCCCACGCTGGGGGGCTTTTGGAGGCTGGGCACCTGCCACACCCTGCCACACACACTCTTCTCTTCACAGGCCTGCATCATGGGGGCTGCAGGGGGCCTGCCCTCCTGATGGGCGATGGGAGCAGAGGGGAGCAGGCTTTCAGGGTCAGGGCTCGGCAACGCAGCCCTGGGCTGGAACCACGGCGCCTGGGCCTGGTTCCCTGCAGGCCTCTGCCTGGGCGCATGGGGCACCCGGACCTGCTGGAGGCtgttccttctctctcctgccctgcAACCTAGGAGCGGCCAAAtcatttctgggttttctgtaataagaatttctttattttgttggttCGAGTCTCTAATTGACCTTTGtcccttccttcccctgcctctctgtgcctcgCTGGACACGCCAGGGGAGTTCTCAGGTGAGCATCTCACTCTCCTGTCTGTCTCCCCTCTGTGTGAGGCGGGGAGTGGGTGGACGGGCGATGCCTCGAGCTATCCCGTCACCGTGGCTGTGTGGACTGCCCCCCACGTCGCCGCAGCGCCTGTGCTTCTGCTCGCAGCCACCGCCGCTCGGAAGCTTGTTCAGTTTGCTTCACCAGCCACTTGACAATGACCTGGATATCCAACCCCCCCATCCTGAGGAGTCCCCCGTGGGCCATTTCTGAAGGCCCTGCGGAGCCCTAAGCCACGCACGGCAGTGACTGGACATGGCCAAGGCCAGCTCTGGGGCCTCCTCTGCTGTCAGGCACGCCCCAGAAGTCAGGGGTCCTTGAGGCCCCTACGAAGCCCAGCCCCGGGTCCCCTCCCCACGTGGGTGGACAGGCCGAGTCCTGCTCtctggctgcacagcaggaggctCTGaggccccacccagaggctgtCCAGGTGCAGCCCATCCCCACAGGGGTGCCTTCTGTCCTCAGCCCCACCCAGCCCAGAATTTGGGGTGAGATGTTAGCTGCCTGCTCCACAAGGTGACATTGGCCTGGTAGTCTTCATGTAACCCCAAGGATAAACTTTCCAGAAGGAGTAGCTGGCTCCCTCCCATCTCCTGCCCTCCTAACTCCCTCCTGTGCCCACCCTAACCCAGCAGACCCCGCTCTGAATTCCTCCCAGCCTGCTGTCCACACGGGCTTAACGcgcttctcttctctccctttctccctctcctcccgtCCTGGTTGCCCAACTCCTGTGGGACGGGGACGGCTCCCTAGTGCGCGATGATTTCTTTGGTAAGGCTGAGGCCCCGTTCCAGCGTGCGTCGCTCCTCCACCCCGACGTGGTCTCCTGCTTCATGAGCCGTTTGCTTTGTTCTGCATGATGGGGACAGTGTTGGGGCCGCCGGGGACGGGGGGCAGCCCTGAGTGAAGCTCGCTCTGTCCAGGCTGCCTCTGGGCTGTGGGAGGTGGCGACTTCCCCCAAGGGACAGACTTGAAGGCCCGAGGAGGGCGACCCCAGCCTCTCTGAACCCCCACAAGCGCAGGGCAGACCCTGCCTGTGGGGAGAAAGGCCCAAGTTTGAGGCAAGGGAGGTCATAATAGACACAGCAGGCAGGACCCCTGAGCCCAGGCACAGAGGCGTGTGATGCTGTTTCATGACTGCATAGACAGTGGGGGAGTGTTTGGGAGGGCAGGACCTTGGagtttctttccatctttttggGGTTTCTGGGGCATGCTTGCAGGGAGCTCAGTCCAGGTCCACTTGGGGCCTGGTGGTAGAGGAGCCATCAGTCCTGCCAGGGAGCCAGGGAGCCCTGTCCTCACAGCTGCGCCCCATCGCCGCACCCCAGCCCTGCTGGCCCTGCCGTGAGGGCCAGGCCTCTCCTTGCCCCCCTGTCCCCTCACCGCAGCTCCAACATCACTCGCCTGGGGTGGTGGCTCCGAGAGGGCCTGCCTGGTGACGGACCTGCTGGGGGCACTGAGATGGCAGCACAGTGGCCATTCAGGGGCCTGCGTCCGGCCAGCCGGCCTGTGACATTGGTCGGACATGAGAACCACCCCAAGGCCTGGGAGCCTGCTCTGTGCACAGACTGCGGGCCCAGCATGAGCCCCACCCTTCACGGCCCCCGCTCCCTGTAGATCGGGCGTCACCCCCAGCCAGGTTACCCTCTTTGGAAGCGTTGTTGCCCTGAGGCAGGTGCGGCAGCATCAGGGTCCTGTCTTGAAGGGCACAGGTGAAACCTCCACACCTTCTGTTTCAGGAATGGGCAAAGAAGTGGGGAATCTGCTACTGGAAAACTCACAGCTTCTGGAAACCAAGTAAGAGTGCCCTTCTCCTGTGTGGTGGGGCTGAGGCAGCCCTCCTCGTCAGGGCTGGGAGAGTGAGCCGGGCCAGAGGGCACCTTGGGGAGCACCTGGCTCCAACGCCAGCAGCTGTCCTCATCTCTGGCGGGAGGAACTTGGAGCAGGACTCTGCCTGGTTTCTTTAGGAAGCTTATCTCCAGGAGCCTCTAACAAGGGTGCTATAGAGTTTAGCTAAGATAGGGATGGGGTCTCCCATTCAGCCACCTTCTTCACCAGGCTGTGCTTTCTCCAGGACGGAAGTGCAGGCGTCCCTTCACGTCCCTTCACATCTCTTCACATCCCTGTGTGCCGCGCTCGTGGCACTCCCATCTTTCTGCTTTTTCAAAGAAACGCCTTGAACGTGGTGAAGAACGACCTGATTGCCAAGGTCGACCAGCTGTCCGGGGAGCAGGAGGTGCTGAGGGGCGAGTTGGAGGCTGCCAAGCAGGCCAAAGTCAAGCTGGAAAACCGTATCAAGGAGCTGGAAGAGGAACTGAAAAGGTGAGGGCAGGGCCTGGAAAGCTGGTCAAAGAGGGACCCCGGCCTCAGGGCTCTGGAGTGGCTGCCTCCTCCAGtgcctgctctccagcctgagtgggtTTGTGCACAGCCTGCCTACCCCCAGCTCCAGCTCACAGCCACTCCACCCCGACCAGCCGAGTGGGGCCGTGGTCTCCTCCTGAGCCTCCTACAGCGCACGCTGGGCCTGTCTCACGCATTCCTTCTCTGCACAGCATCGTGCGGGGCTCGGCACAGCTCCCACCATCCCACTCCTCCAGCCCTTCGATCAGGCAAGGTTTGGCCACAGCCCCTGGAGAGCTGTATGTTAGGGCTCCAGCCCTTCTCTGATGGACAGAGAAGGTGTGGGGGCCCCGAGACCATGCCTCTTCCCAAGAAGGGACCCAGATCTGCTCTGGGTTTGCCAAAGCCAGAGCCCCTCTGCTTTGCCCCCCTCCGCATTCCTGGGCAGCCAGGATGGAAGGCTGGGCTTCAGGGCACTCATGCAGCAGTGGCTCAGGGCCACCTGTCCCCAGGGAAGTGGCAGAAGCGTTCAGGGCCTTGAACCAGACGGCTACTGCAGGGGTCCCTGTGGGGAGAGCCCCCAGCCCTGCACAGAGGCAAGGACACAAGTTCGGGGCAGGCACTGCCCGCTATGTGTTCCCGAGGCCCCTGGGAGGCCCTCACCCTCCCTGgctccttccccttcccacagAGTGAAGTCTGAGGCCATCATTGCCCGCCGTGAACCCAAAGAAGAGGCGGAGGATGTAAGCAGCTATCTCTGTACAGAATCGGTACATCCACTCTTCACTCTTCACATGCGGGGCGTCCACCATTCACTATTCACAGGCAGAGCGGCCACCATTCACCATTCACAGGCGGGGCGGCCACCATTCACCATTCACAGGCGGGGCGGCCACCATTCACCATTCACACGTGGGGCGGCCACCATTCACCATTCACAGGCGGGGCGGCCACCATTCACCATTCACAGGCGGGGCGGCCACCATTCACCATTCACACGCGGGGCGGCCACCATTCACCATTCACAGGCGGGGCGGCCACCATTCACCATTCACCATTCGCCGTTGGCACACAGTATACCCTACTATTCACACGGCACGGGCATGCGGGGTGGCTCCCGGGGACTCACCGGCCCTTCTGTTTCTGTACAGAATCAGTATATCCCACTAGTCACATACAGGGCTGGGGTGGGCACGGGCAGGGGGCCCAGGCGGGCTCCTGGGGACTCGCCGGCTCTTACGGGCCGACAGCTCTCCCACCCCTCCTGGGTGACACCTGACCCCAGCGGCATCATCTGCCACCCCACTCCTGAGACAGAACCAGGCCCTTGGGCAGGACCCCAGCCCTGGCAGGATGCCGGGTCCCCTGTCAGCACCCAAGTCCTGGTGCATGCCTTTTGTACGGTCACAAGTGGGTCTCCCTGGCTCTGCAGCCTGGCCAGTGCTCCAAGTCAGTCACCTGCTATCCCCTTCTCAGGACCTACCCCACCCCTGAGGAGCCCGGGAGGCCCCAGGGCAAGCTCTCTGCTGCCTAGGCATTGCAGGCCCTCCCCTTTAGAACCACCACTCCTCCAGGGGAGAGGCCAGAGAGAGCACTGCCTGTCAGTTGGCCACCGGCCTCCTTCCTTAAGGAGAGCAGGCCCAGCTGCAGGGAGGATGCCGGCCTCACCTGCACTAGCTCAGTCACCTGGGGGCCGTGGTGACAATAAAGTGAGGTTGTATGTCTCTGGCCATCCCGTGCACCCTGCACCCCCCATGGTCTAGGAGAAACACAAGTGGAAGGCGAGTGATGTCCCCCCCACAGCCCCTCCTACATGAGCTGAAGGTGCCACTGGTCCTGGGCCTCTGCCCCTTGTCACGGCCTGAGGCTGGACGTGCACCTGCAAGCACGGAGTGCTGAGTGCCAGGGGCCCTGTGGGGACTCGCACTTCCCCGCTCCCTGGCAGCTCTGCTGAGCAGCCCTGAGTAGGGGAGCAGACCACAGGCCCCACATGGGTCTGTCAGAACCCAAAGCATTCAGCCAGCTGGACCCTTCCTAGAGCGTCCCATCTGCTCATTTCACACTGGACCAGTCCCACCTGCACCTCACCTGAGGCATTTGGGGCCTCCACGGACATGCAGGGAAAATCACCCACATCGTGCCTCACGTGTGTCGTGGCAGCCCTGGCAGGGTCAGGCCGACTCCGGGTTCCCCTCCCCGCTTGCCGACACCCCTCCACACTGCTTCTTGCCTGAGGATCTGAAGGAAATTGGCACTGAGATCCACCTATACCTGGAGGCCACACCCCTGCCCCGGTGGAGGCACCCCAGGAGGAAGCAGGTATAACCCGGCCTCCGAGGGCTGGCTGAGCCTGTGCCTCTCCCTCCGCAGGACAAAATCCCCATGGCCCAGCGCCGCCGCTTCACGCGGGTGGAGATGGCCCGTGTGCTCATGGAGCGGAACCAGTACAAGGAGCGGCTGATGGAGCTGCAGGAGGCTGTGCGGTGGACTGAGATGATCAGGTGGGAGTTGTGGCCACCCCAGGAGGGGCTGTGGGATCATCCCTGACGGCAGGACTGCGGCTCCCTCCTCTGCACCTCCCTGTCTTCTGGGGACTGAAGTGCGCTGGGCGCTTCCCGGTGGGAGCCAGAGAGTCGCAGGCAAGGGAGGCGTGAGGGCACTAGCAGCTGCTCCCTGTGCCCTCCCCTGCAGAGCATCCCGAGAGCACCCATCCGTCCAGGAGAAGAAGAAGTCGACCATCTGGCAGTTGTAAGCTGGGGGCCCCTGGGGGATGTGGGCAGCGGCTGCAGGGGAAGGGGCGGGGAGGTTCCCTGGTCCTCTGCCCACCCCTCACCTCCCTGTACCTCCGGCAGCTTCAGCCGCCTCTTcagctcctcctccagccccccTCCGGCCAAGCGCCCCTACCCCTCGGTGAACATCCATTACAAGTCACCCACCACTGCCGGCTTCAGCCAGCGCCGCAACCATGCCATGTGCCCGATCTCGGCGGGCAGCCGGCCCCTGGAATTCTTCCCTGACGAGTGAGTGTCCCGCAGCCCCCACTTGTGGCCTGCAATGGGGTTGGGGAGGCCCTGTCCTGAGGCTCCTCCCCTCCAGGCCCTGAAGCCAGACTTTGAGGGCAGCCTCCACCTTGCTGGCCACATGCCAGGGGTCGTGACCTCTCCCTGCACACCACCTGCCCCTCCCTGCAGCGGGGAGCTGGGCTGCTTTGGCTCCACAGTATTTGGTTCAGGATGTCCCTTGGCAGAGGCTGTGCCCACCAACAGTCAGGGGGCTGTGCTGGGCTCCACGGTGGCCTCTGCAGCAAGGAGCCATTTCAGGTGTATGTCCGGCAAGGAGTCGCTGGCCATGCCTGTGCCCCGGCGGCACTCCAGGTCCCGGTCTGTGGAGCCCTCAGTGACTGTGGCAGCAGAGCAGCCTCTGGGTCGAGCAGGTGCCAGCTGTGGCCTCCAAGTCCAGGGGCATACACGGTGCCAGGAAAGCCACCCCTCCTAGCTGGGCACCCGGTGGCCGGGAAAAGGCGAGGATGGGCCCAGGCGGGCCTCCCTGCCGTGACCTCCCCCAGGGCAAGCCTGGGGCACTGTGGGTGCCGCTCACCCTGGACAGAGACATCACCCATCATTCTTCCACTCAGCGACTGCACGTCCTCCGCCCGTCGAGAGCAGAAGCGCGAGCAGTACCGCCAGGTGCGTGAGCACGTGCGTAACGACGACGGCCGTCTGCAGGCCTGCGGCTGGAGCCTGCCCGCCAAGTACAAGCAGGTGCGGGCGGGCGCTGCGGGGACCGGGCGGGGCCCGGGTAAGGGGCGGGGCGCTGTGGGGCTGGGTGAGGGCGGGGCGAAGGTTGGGCAGTGCCAGGGGGTGGGAGGGGACGGCAGGTGGGGCGGGGCCTGGCAGGTTCCTAGTGAGCCTCCTGGGCAGGGGTCTGGAGGGTCGGAGGAGGAGCCCCGCGGCTCCCACGCCCCCACCCGCCTCCAGTCTTGAAGTGGCTCTGCCGCCAGAAGCTGGCAGCTCTACCTGACTCAGATTTCTGGAGGGATGGGTAGGAGCCAGGGCTCGTGCCCACGGCGCCTCCCTGCTCCCTGCAGCTGAGTCCCAACGGGGGCCAGGAGGACACGCGGATGAAGAACGTGCCGGTGCCCGTGTACTGCCGCCCTCTGGTGGAGAAGGACCCCACCATGAAGGTGAGCCCGCGAGGACCCTGCTCAGGCTGGCTGGGCAAGCAGGAGGCTGGGGAGCGCCAGTGACACCCCGACCCCGGCCCTGCCCTTGCAGCTGTGGTGTGCCGCGGGCGTCAACCTGAGCGGGTGGAGGCCCAATGAGGACGACGCTGGGAATGGAGTCAAGCCAGCGCCAGGCCGCGACCCCCTGACCTGCGACCGTGAAGGAGACGGCGAGCCCAAGAGCGCCCACACGTCTCCCGAGAAGAAGAAGGTGAGCATGGCCGAGGCCACCGGGCACCCTCCCTGGCTTAGTCTCAGGACAGCTCAGCTGCAGAGCATGCTGGGAGTGAGACACAGGACAGCTGGGGACAGCACCCAGAAGCAGGGCAGCGCAGGGGCTCCTAGACTGCGGGAAGCAgtgtcttccctccctccccaggacTGAGCCGCCTTCTGGGTTTTCAGTTTTCACCCCCCAGGTGGCCTGGAGTGGGCCTGCACTGGGCTGCAGGGGTCAGGCAGGCAGCAGGCACAGAGGAGCCCAGGAGCGGCAGAGCTTGCTTCCCAGTGGTGGGAGGCTTAGTTTTATGGCCCAGCTTGGGCCTCTTGGAGCTCAGGGGCCTCCTCTGTGGAGGCGAAACCGTGTCTGTGAGTGCTTTAGAGTGCAGTCCTGAGTCCGCATTGTTCTGGCCTTGGGGGAGGACAGCCATGTTCCCTCAAGCTGCAGGCAAGGCTGGATCCTGACAGATTCTGGGAGCCCCATGGCCCCGTGCTGCTGCCGGGAGCCTCAAGCTCGGGCTCTGACCTTGATCCCGTGCCCTGAAACAGGCCAAGGAGCTCCCTGAAATGGACGCCACCTCCAGCCGGGTGTGGATCCTGACCAGCACCCTGACCACCAGCAAGGTGGTGATCATCGACGCCAACCAGCCGGGCACCGTAGTGGACCAGTTCACCGTCTGTAACGCGCATGTGCTGTGTATCTCCAGCATCCCCGGTGAGCAGCCAGAGTGGGCGTTTCCACTCGGGCGCCACTCCCTTTTACTAGCAAGCTAAGTAAAAGTCCTGCGACACAGCACCCGCCTTCTCGGGGTGTCCTGTGGACACGGGAATATGGCAGTGGATGGTGGGAGGGGCAGCACCCAGTCAAGTGAGGCCCTGGGCCCTGTTTCTGAGAGGAAGCTCGCGGCGGCCTCGGCCTCTTCTCCCTACCTACTTGGGACCCCATGCTCACCTGGTTAGAGGGCGACGGGTGGGCACGGCCCGCAGCTTGAAGCATCACTCGGAGACCACAGGAAAACATTTCCTCATGCTGAATGTGAAACCTCCAGTTGGGCCGAAATCTCACGGCCTCACCAGGGGCTAAGGGGGTGTGGGTGAGGAGCTTCGTGTCACCCCTGTGGGCAGTAGCCTTGGTGATGTTCTGGGCCAGCCCCAACACTGGGAGGACGAAGGGGTGTCGAGGGCTCTGCCAGGTCTCTGGTGTGAAACCACAGGGCCGTCTGGGGTCTTGAGGGTCTGCCACAGGATCACAGGTTGTTTGCTCCCAGGACCAGAGTCTTACTACTCAGCTCCCCTTAGCCCAGGGGCCCACCCAACAGAGCAGGTTTGCTGGAGTCCCAGGCCTCCAGGCAGAGGGTCATGGGTGGGCTGTGAGTGGAGCCATGTGTGGAAGCTGGGTCTGCTGGGAAAGTGGAAGGCCAGCCCCGGTTCCCTCTGCCCCTGTATGAGTGCTGGGCACACCCTTGCAGTAGTGGGTTCCCCAGCACAGGCTGATGGGCCGTCCCTCTCCCCAGCGGCCAGCGACAGCGACTACCCCCCCGGGGAGATGTTCCTAGACAGCGACGTGAACCCAGAGGACCCGGGCGCAGACGGTGTGCTGGCCGGTATCACCCTGGTGGGCTGTGCCACCCGCTGCAACGTGCCGCGGAGCAACTGCTCCTCTCGAGGGGACACCCCAGTGCTAGACAAGGGGCAGGGTGAGTCCTGGGCGAGTTTCCCCCATCCCCTCATTCCCACATTTCTGCCCAGCCCAAGCTCACCTCTCCTAACACAGGGGAGGTGGCCACCATCGCCAACGGGAAGGTCAACCCGTCCCAGTCCACAGAGGAGGCCACAGAGGCCACGGAGGTGCCAGACCCTGGGCCCAGCGAGCCAGAGACGGCCACATTGCGGCCCGGGCCTCTCACGGAGCACGTCTTCACtgacccagcccccaccccatcctctggCCCCCAGCCTGGCAGGTGAGCTCTTGGGCTGGGGCAGGAGCAGAGGGAAGGCTTGCAGAGGTGGGAAGGGCCTCGGGGTCTTGCGGCAGGTGCGTGCTCCGAGGCCCCCCTGGAGCCACCGTTCTTCCTGCAGTGAGAATGGGCCAGAGCCTGACAGCAGCAGCACGCAGCCAGAGCCAGAGCCCAGCGAGGACCCCACGGGAGCAGGCAGCAGTGCTGCACCCACCATGTGGCTGGGAGCCCAGAACGGCTGGTAGGAAGGGCCC harbors:
- the MAPK8IP3 gene encoding C-Jun-amino-terminal kinase-interacting protein 3 isoform X8 is translated as MSESGQSSAAATPSTTGTKSNTPTSSVPSAAVTPLNESLQPLGDYGVGSKNSKRAREKRDSRNMEVQVTQEMRNVSIGMGSSDEWSDVQDIIDSTPELDMCPETRLDRTGSSPTQGIVNKAFGINTDSLYHELSTAGSEVIGDVDEGADLLGEFSGMGKEVGNLLLENSQLLETKNALNVVKNDLIAKVDQLSGEQEVLRGELEAAKQAKVKLENRIKELEEELKRVKSEAIIARREPKEEAEDVSSYLCTESDKIPMAQRRRFTRVEMARVLMERNQYKERLMELQEAVRWTEMIRASREHPSVQEKKKSTIWQFFSRLFSSSSSPPPAKRPYPSVNIHYKSPTTAGFSQRRNHAMCPISAGSRPLEFFPDDDCTSSARREQKREQYRQVREHVRNDDGRLQACGWSLPAKYKQLSPNGGQEDTRMKNVPVPVYCRPLVEKDPTMKLWCAAGVNLSGWRPNEDDAGNGVKPAPGRDPLTCDREGDGEPKSAHTSPEKKKAKELPEMDATSSRVWILTSTLTTSKVVIIDANQPGTVVDQFTVCNAHVLCISSIPAASDSDYPPGEMFLDSDVNPEDPGADGVLAGITLVGCATRCNVPRSNCSSRGDTPVLDKGQGEVATIANGKVNPSQSTEEATEATEVPDPGPSEPETATLRPGPLTEHVFTDPAPTPSSGPQPGSENGPEPDSSSTQPEPEPSEDPTGAGSSAAPTMWLGAQNGWLYVHSAVANWKKCLHSIKLKDSVLSLVHVKGRVLVALADGTLAIFHRGEDGQWDLSNYHLMDLGHPHHSIRCMAVVYDRVWCGYKNKVHVIQPKTMQIEKSFDAHPRRESQVRQLAWIGDGVWVSIRLDSTLRLYHAHTHQHLQDVDIEPYVSKMLGTGKLGFSFVRITALLVAGSRLWVGTGNGVVISIPLTETVVLHRGQLLGLRANKTSPTSGEGARPGGIIHVYGDDSSDRAASSFIPYCSMAQAQLCFHGHRDAVKFFVSVPGNVLATLNGSVLDSPAEGPGPAAPASEVEGQKLRNVLVLSGGEGYIDFRIGDGEDDETEEGAGDMSQVKPVLSKAERSHIIVWQVSYTPE